In Firmicutes bacterium ASF500, a single genomic region encodes these proteins:
- the ssuC gene encoding Putative aliphatic sulfonates transport permease protein SsuC, giving the protein MACPKPLKNLLYVLLPPAFWLGVWQVCAFLVDRRLKGRGNELQLPYPASVWSVFTAMAGTGEFWATVLASLGRIALGLVWGVALGALLAVLTCASPWADRLLSPAVRVVRAAPVASFILLVVLWTGRDNVPAVIAAMMVVPVVWDSLSRGIQAVDKKLLELAQCYRFSRWKTLTLIYLPSLRPHILSALTTAGGLAWKSGVAAEVLCLPEPSLGQRIYYTKYYLDIPELFAWTAVTVALSLLLERLLRAVLARWGRGWGT; this is encoded by the coding sequence ATGGCCTGTCCTAAGCCCCTGAAAAACCTGCTCTATGTCCTGCTGCCCCCGGCCTTCTGGCTGGGGGTCTGGCAGGTCTGCGCCTTTTTGGTGGACCGCCGCCTGAAGGGCCGGGGCAACGAGCTTCAGCTGCCCTACCCCGCCTCGGTGTGGAGCGTCTTTACCGCTATGGCTGGGACGGGGGAGTTCTGGGCGACGGTGCTCGCCTCTCTGGGCCGGATTGCCCTGGGACTGGTCTGGGGCGTTGCCCTGGGGGCGCTCCTGGCCGTTCTCACCTGCGCCTCCCCCTGGGCCGACCGGCTCCTCTCCCCCGCCGTCCGGGTGGTGCGGGCGGCCCCGGTGGCCTCCTTTATCCTGTTGGTGGTGCTGTGGACGGGGCGGGACAACGTCCCGGCGGTGATCGCCGCCATGATGGTGGTCCCCGTGGTGTGGGACAGCCTGTCCCGGGGCATCCAGGCGGTGGACAAAAAGCTGCTGGAGCTGGCCCAATGCTATCGCTTTTCCCGGTGGAAAACTTTGACTCTGATCTATCTGCCCTCCCTGCGGCCCCACATTCTGTCCGCCCTCACCACCGCCGGGGGGCTGGCCTGGAAGTCGGGGGTGGCGGCGGAGGTCCTCTGCCTGCCCGAGCCCTCCCTGGGCCAGCGCATCTACTACACCAAGTACTATCTGGACATACCGGAGCTCTTCGCCTGGACGGCGGTGACGGTTGCCCTCAGCCTGCTCCTGGAGCGCCTCCTCCGGGCCGTTCTGGCCCGCTGGGGAAGGGGGTGGGGGACATGA